The proteins below come from a single Streptomyces tubercidicus genomic window:
- a CDS encoding DUF7196 family protein has translation MGCNCGGGARPGVTIYQLTLPDGTVRQYYTWQEAEAANQRAGGIGTILVIQQ, from the coding sequence ATGGGCTGCAATTGCGGCGGCGGTGCCCGCCCGGGCGTCACCATCTACCAGTTGACCCTGCCGGACGGCACCGTGCGCCAGTACTACACCTGGCAAGAGGCCGAGGCGGCCAACCAACGGGCCGGCGGTATCGGCACGATCCTCGTCATCCAGCAGTGA
- a CDS encoding helix-turn-helix transcriptional regulator yields MDISLTGELGDFLRSRRARIRPEEVGLPGHGRRRVPGLRREEVAQLAGVSVDYYIRLEQGRGPSVSDAVLDAIGRVLRLDDTEQQYLRTVARPAARRPSAAGPAPQKVRPGLRLVLDTMEKAPAFVLGRRMDVLAWNALGDAVVGFSQMPPEERNMPRQVFLNPQARELYPDWPAVAAETVAYLRLDAGSHPRDKRLATLVGELSLGSEDFRRLWADHQVKEKTYGAKRMRHPVAGELTMPYETLTVSGEPDQLLVVYTPEPGSQTADRLALLASWAASPAV; encoded by the coding sequence ATGGACATATCCCTGACGGGGGAACTCGGCGACTTCCTGCGTTCCCGGCGCGCCCGCATCCGGCCCGAGGAGGTCGGGCTGCCGGGGCACGGCAGACGGCGGGTTCCGGGCCTGCGCCGCGAGGAGGTCGCCCAGCTGGCAGGCGTCAGCGTCGACTACTACATCCGCCTCGAACAGGGCCGTGGCCCCTCCGTCTCGGACGCCGTACTCGACGCCATCGGGCGCGTCCTGCGCCTGGACGACACCGAGCAGCAGTATCTGCGCACGGTGGCCAGGCCCGCGGCCCGCCGCCCGTCCGCCGCCGGGCCCGCGCCCCAGAAGGTCCGCCCCGGTCTGCGCCTCGTCCTGGACACCATGGAGAAGGCACCCGCGTTCGTGCTCGGCCGCCGGATGGATGTGCTCGCGTGGAACGCTCTGGGCGACGCCGTCGTCGGCTTCTCGCAGATGCCGCCCGAGGAGCGCAATATGCCGCGCCAGGTGTTCCTCAACCCGCAGGCGCGCGAGCTCTATCCGGACTGGCCCGCGGTGGCCGCGGAGACGGTCGCCTATCTGCGCCTGGACGCGGGAAGCCATCCACGGGACAAGCGGCTGGCGACGCTGGTCGGTGAACTCTCCCTGGGCAGCGAGGACTTCCGCCGCCTGTGGGCCGACCACCAGGTCAAGGAGAAGACCTACGGGGCGAAGCGCATGCGGCACCCCGTGGCGGGCGAACTCACCATGCCGTACGAGACCTTGACGGTGTCCGGGGAGCCGGACCAGCTGCTGGTGGTGTACACACCGGAACCGGGTTCGCAGACGGCGGACCGCTTGGCCCTGCTGGCCAGCTGGGCAGCGAGCCCCGCCGTCTGA
- a CDS encoding SDR family oxidoreductase gives MSYATLAGRTAVVTGAASGMGEATARLLASHGVRVALLARRAERLAELAATIEKAGGQALAVTADVTDAASVEAAAERVHSTYGQVDLVVNAAGVMLPNPVTEGRADEWQRMLDTNVAGALRVIRAFTPDLIAVAAAGRTADLVNISSIGAHLAFPQYAVYGATKAALTYLSQSLRTELGPRDVRVTNIEPGLTDTELADHIDNAELAGQLDGMFDALTGLAADDVADLIAYTTSRARHVNLRQAIVLPTRQA, from the coding sequence ATGTCGTACGCCACCCTCGCCGGCCGCACCGCTGTCGTCACCGGAGCCGCCAGCGGTATGGGCGAGGCCACCGCCCGGCTGCTCGCCTCGCACGGTGTGCGGGTGGCGCTGCTCGCCCGCCGGGCCGAGCGGCTGGCGGAGCTGGCCGCCACGATCGAGAAGGCCGGCGGACAGGCCCTGGCGGTCACCGCCGATGTCACCGACGCCGCCTCCGTGGAAGCAGCGGCCGAGCGGGTGCACAGCACATACGGTCAGGTCGACCTGGTGGTCAACGCGGCGGGTGTGATGCTGCCGAATCCGGTCACCGAAGGCCGCGCCGACGAGTGGCAGCGCATGCTGGACACCAATGTGGCCGGCGCGCTGCGGGTCATCCGCGCGTTCACCCCGGACCTGATCGCGGTGGCTGCTGCGGGCCGGACGGCGGATCTGGTGAACATCTCCTCGATCGGCGCGCACCTCGCCTTCCCCCAGTACGCGGTGTACGGGGCGACGAAGGCCGCGCTGACGTACCTCTCGCAGTCGCTGCGCACGGAGCTGGGCCCGCGCGATGTCCGCGTCACCAATATCGAGCCGGGTCTCACGGACACGGAGCTGGCCGACCACATCGACAACGCGGAACTGGCCGGCCAGTTGGACGGCATGTTCGACGCCCTGACCGGACTGGCGGCGGACGATGTCGCCGACCTGATCGCCTACACGACGAGCCGCGCCCGCCATGTGAACCTGCGTCAGGCGATCGTGCTGCCGACGCGGCAGGCGTGA
- a CDS encoding FAD-dependent monooxygenase, translated as MSPAPAYDVVVAGGGPAGCAAALTLAHAGRTVLLADAGTGPPKAGEALVSMGRLLLADLGVAEPVLGSGHLPCHGNLSAWGSPELHAVDFLHDPYGHGWHLDRPLFDRRLRAAAGAAGAEVAEHTAVRSPSRQSDGTWQLALRDRAGRAGDRTVRCRWVVDATGRGAAIAVRSGARRRTGDQLTGLHLTLDPAPQTPLDGRSLVESDQDGWWYTALLPSRQRLVAYFTDPDLPVAAARGAERFRQRLLATRHISRRARPHGLTILRPPRRAAAHSAHLDRVHGDGWTAAGDAAAAFDPLSSQGILTALYTGLSAGQAVDARLHGDRAALSDYAAKVTTARTAYQHGHRAVHAQETRWPDRPFWSRRQRSFHHNPPPTKGENSS; from the coding sequence GTGAGCCCCGCCCCCGCCTACGACGTCGTGGTCGCGGGCGGTGGCCCGGCCGGCTGTGCCGCCGCGCTCACCCTCGCCCACGCCGGCCGGACGGTCCTGCTGGCCGACGCCGGCACCGGCCCGCCCAAGGCCGGTGAGGCGCTGGTGTCCATGGGCCGGCTGCTGCTCGCCGACCTCGGCGTCGCCGAACCGGTCCTGGGCAGCGGCCATCTGCCCTGCCACGGCAACCTGTCCGCCTGGGGCTCGCCGGAACTGCACGCCGTGGACTTCCTCCACGACCCCTACGGCCACGGCTGGCACCTGGACCGTCCGCTCTTCGACCGCCGACTGCGCGCCGCCGCCGGTGCGGCGGGCGCCGAGGTCGCCGAGCACACCGCCGTACGGAGCCCCTCCCGGCAGTCGGACGGCACCTGGCAGCTCGCGCTGCGCGACCGGGCCGGCCGGGCCGGGGACCGTACGGTGCGCTGCCGCTGGGTGGTGGACGCCACCGGGCGCGGCGCCGCGATCGCCGTCCGCTCCGGCGCCCGACGGCGCACCGGAGACCAGCTGACCGGCCTCCACCTCACCCTCGACCCGGCCCCGCAGACCCCCCTCGACGGCCGTTCGCTGGTCGAGTCCGACCAGGACGGCTGGTGGTACACCGCGCTGCTGCCCTCCCGGCAGCGGCTGGTCGCCTACTTCACCGACCCCGACCTGCCCGTCGCCGCCGCGCGCGGTGCCGAGCGGTTCCGTCAACGGCTGCTGGCCACCCGGCACATCTCCCGCCGGGCCCGCCCGCACGGGCTCACCATCCTGCGCCCGCCCCGCCGGGCCGCCGCCCACAGCGCCCATCTGGACCGGGTGCACGGCGACGGCTGGACGGCCGCCGGGGACGCCGCCGCGGCCTTCGACCCGCTCAGTTCCCAGGGCATCCTCACCGCCCTCTACACCGGGCTGAGCGCGGGCCAGGCGGTCGACGCCCGGCTGCACGGCGACCGGGCGGCTCTGTCCGACTACGCGGCCAAGGTCACCACGGCCCGTACCGCCTACCAGCACGGCCACCGCGCCGTGCACGCCCAGGAAACCCGCTGGCCCGACCGGCCCTTCTGGTCCCGGCGGCAGCGGAGCTTCCACCACAACCCCCCACCCACGAAAGGCGAGAACTCATCATGA